The Spirochaetota bacterium genome window below encodes:
- a CDS encoding ATP-binding protein: MEQTFSDFKNNLLEVLKNASYTKEIDNVVDSFVHRFREYYDFDCCEVYLVSGEKLILRGLAGLDRYYVCKIEHLIADDLYKRVLENSEIIVGTNVNNTQYSDFGGFTHMAIIPVGIFSENFGVFTIRTDDEGIAEFHKNREDIISLLGHFAVHVNDMFQTFHSKYRNIQISLLKELGLHLLTNENMDETIREFAPEIARIFQAGGSALYIIDKEGQFSLRSFFGISGALLPQKAAMTSPFVEEISRASGFFSTNDVFRHQIVMDNTLSRHSVLVMLLRVSGMVLGLLTVVDRVPSAINPMGDFTEDDANLFRNVGSQLAGRIYRENMHTLLASFVERNERNNRKLYILYEVTSALLGHSKLEDILFILLISATIGNTSGFSRALLFLFDDAKNAFVGKMGVAPLAEAEGFKVWNAITANKGDVSLVEKIFMSMSEREMHDNIELTMKISHITIPLNGIAPQFKKIVDERRPVNIKNPSLAGDADAPYRGIFGEGPYALIPVIMQDKLFGVLVVDNPMTKQPIGDEDVSYLQMFANQTGIALEYAYLYNRLGERERELKTTQERLSEAQRLALIGEMSASIAHDLRNSIVPIGGFASRLKRMELPNEKARLYTSIIHDEVTKLELYLRKNLAFARKVTLKTEETAASAIVDGITTLTREHIKQSGKKIQFTPSLDGRIGRVVCDYSQMNDALMNLIINAIDAVPNENARIRFSIGPGAKADCVVFEVSNTHSFIEPEMQGRIFDPFYTSKSGGVGLGLAITKRIIEAHGGELTVASFRGEEFPTTVFTISLPTRAI, translated from the coding sequence ATGGAACAGACATTCTCCGATTTCAAGAACAACCTCCTTGAGGTGCTCAAGAACGCAAGCTATACCAAGGAGATAGACAATGTCGTCGACAGCTTCGTGCACCGCTTCCGGGAGTACTACGATTTCGACTGCTGCGAGGTGTATCTCGTTTCCGGCGAGAAGCTCATACTCCGCGGGCTCGCGGGGCTTGACCGTTACTATGTCTGCAAGATAGAGCATCTCATCGCGGACGATCTCTACAAGCGCGTGCTCGAGAATTCAGAGATCATCGTCGGCACCAATGTGAACAATACGCAGTACTCGGATTTCGGCGGCTTTACGCATATGGCGATAATACCGGTGGGTATTTTCTCCGAGAATTTCGGCGTGTTCACCATACGCACCGATGATGAAGGCATTGCGGAATTCCATAAGAATCGCGAGGACATCATAAGCCTCCTCGGCCATTTTGCGGTGCATGTGAACGATATGTTCCAGACCTTCCATTCGAAGTACCGCAATATACAGATATCGCTCTTGAAGGAGCTCGGCCTTCACCTTCTTACGAATGAGAACATGGACGAGACGATACGGGAATTCGCCCCGGAAATAGCACGTATCTTTCAGGCGGGCGGCAGCGCGCTCTACATCATCGATAAGGAAGGACAGTTCAGCCTGCGGTCTTTTTTCGGGATCTCGGGGGCGCTCCTCCCGCAGAAGGCCGCGATGACTTCGCCGTTCGTAGAGGAGATATCCCGCGCGAGCGGTTTCTTTTCCACGAACGATGTGTTCCGGCATCAGATCGTCATGGATAATACGCTGTCGCGGCATTCGGTGCTGGTGATGCTCCTGCGCGTATCCGGCATGGTGCTCGGGCTTCTGACCGTCGTGGACCGCGTACCATCGGCGATCAATCCCATGGGGGATTTCACCGAGGACGACGCAAATCTCTTCCGCAATGTCGGCTCCCAGCTCGCCGGGCGCATCTATCGTGAGAACATGCATACGCTCCTTGCGAGCTTCGTCGAGCGCAATGAGCGCAATAACCGCAAGCTGTACATACTGTATGAGGTGACGAGCGCGCTGCTCGGTCATTCCAAGCTTGAGGACATCCTTTTCATCCTGCTCATCTCCGCCACCATCGGCAATACGTCGGGGTTCAGCCGTGCGCTCCTGTTCCTCTTCGATGACGCGAAGAATGCGTTCGTGGGAAAAATGGGCGTGGCGCCGCTCGCCGAGGCGGAAGGGTTCAAGGTGTGGAACGCCATTACCGCGAACAAGGGCGATGTGTCGCTCGTGGAAAAGATATTCATGAGCATGTCGGAACGCGAGATGCACGACAATATCGAATTGACGATGAAGATATCGCATATCACCATTCCCCTCAACGGCATTGCACCGCAGTTCAAGAAGATCGTCGATGAGCGCCGCCCGGTGAACATAAAGAACCCATCGCTCGCCGGCGATGCCGATGCGCCGTACCGCGGTATATTCGGTGAGGGACCCTATGCGCTCATCCCGGTCATCATGCAGGATAAGCTTTTCGGCGTCCTTGTCGTCGATAATCCGATGACAAAGCAGCCCATCGGCGATGAGGATGTGAGCTATCTGCAGATGTTCGCCAATCAGACGGGCATTGCCCTTGAGTATGCGTACCTGTACAATCGCCTTGGCGAACGCGAGCGCGAGTTGAAGACCACGCAGGAACGGCTCTCCGAGGCGCAGCGGCTTGCGCTCATCGGCGAGATGTCGGCGAGCATCGCGCACGACCTCAGAAATTCCATCGTGCCCATCGGCGGTTTTGCGTCGCGGTTGAAGCGCATGGAATTACCCAATGAGAAAGCACGCCTCTATACCTCGATCATACACGATGAGGTGACGAAACTTGAGCTGTATCTCCGGAAGAACCTTGCTTTTGCGCGGAAGGTGACGCTCAAGACCGAGGAGACGGCCGCGTCCGCTATTGTTGACGGTATCACCACGCTCACGCGGGAGCATATCAAACAGAGCGGCAAGAAGATACAGTTCACGCCGTCGCTGGACGGGCGCATCGGCAGGGTGGTCTGCGATTATTCGCAGATGAACGATGCGCTCATGAACCTCATCATCAATGCCATCGATGCCGTCCCCAACGAGAACGCACGGATACGCTTCAGCATAGGGCCGGGGGCGAAGGCGGATTGTGTCGTGTTCGAGGTCTCCAATACGCATTCGTTCATCGAGCCGGAGATGCAGGGGCGTATCTTCGATCCGTTCTATACATCGAAGAGCGGCGGGGTAGGGCTGGGGCTTGCGATAACCAAACGCATCATCGAGGCGCACGGTGGCGAGCTCACGGTCGCGAGTTTCCGGGGCGAGGAGTTCCCGACCACCGTGTTCACGATATCACTGCCGACGCGGGCTATTTGA
- a CDS encoding MBL fold metallo-hydrolase — MPMRNSGSKIRSEILFLGTASVLPEAGNDTASVLLDRKYLIDAGWYAPLNMLRFGVTPLDIEAVFITHFHQDHYLGLVDLIFYFAMNKKKYAERSPVRIYGPKEDIDDVYRRICILLKADIDLGVLGSMQFDLIGVSPGTAVDIPEYTVMPCRTEHAVPSLCYRFTSRGTGRTIAYTGDTGYSETLSEELAGIDLLIHEASCGAAVGPHVGHSGAVDAATCAVHARVRRLILTHCEKRLRSDALKAAKAVFRETRLSKPGDRVLL; from the coding sequence ATGCCAATGCGGAACAGCGGATCAAAAATACGTTCGGAGATATTGTTTCTGGGGACGGCAAGTGTACTGCCCGAAGCAGGGAACGACACGGCAAGTGTTCTTCTCGACAGGAAATATCTCATCGACGCGGGATGGTATGCCCCGCTCAACATGCTCCGTTTCGGCGTAACCCCGCTCGATATTGAAGCGGTGTTTATTACTCATTTCCATCAGGATCATTATCTCGGTCTTGTCGATCTGATCTTCTACTTCGCAATGAATAAAAAAAAGTATGCAGAACGCTCACCGGTACGGATCTATGGCCCAAAAGAGGATATCGATGATGTGTACCGGAGAATATGCATATTGCTTAAAGCGGACATCGATTTGGGGGTTCTGGGGTCGATGCAATTCGACCTTATCGGTGTTTCACCCGGAACAGCGGTCGATATTCCGGAGTACACGGTCATGCCCTGTCGCACGGAACATGCTGTCCCAAGTCTCTGCTACCGATTCACATCACGGGGGACGGGCAGGACAATTGCCTATACCGGAGATACCGGATATAGTGAGACGCTTAGCGAAGAGCTTGCGGGGATCGACTTGCTTATTCATGAAGCATCATGCGGCGCAGCCGTGGGGCCTCACGTCGGACACTCCGGGGCTGTCGACGCTGCAACGTGTGCCGTACATGCACGCGTTCGACGACTCATACTTACCCACTGCGAGAAACGGCTCCGCAGTGATGCATTAAAAGCGGCGAAAGCAGTATTCAGGGAGACGCGATTGTCCAAACCGGGTGACCGTGTACTCCTGTAA
- a CDS encoding alpha-amylase family glycosyl hydrolase has product MAAIRIYNIFPRLLGHISNWHMHIPRIRAMGFDTIYLNPLSYPGFSGSLYAIKDHYAYNPMFFTSTERTVAEKELSAFIAACGKQGISVMMDLVINHTASDSALAKEHPAWYKKDKDGKFVSPGAWDDGKWVSWGDLIEIDNEATEDRKGLVSYWKKLITAHIELGFTGFRCDAAYKVPADMWKELITHAKKKGPMVFFAETLGCPMKDVIALAGAGFDYIASSARWWNFHDDWCLTQYNESRVHAPSVSFPENHDTMRTITEYGGNINHVRLVMLLTALLSAGWMITSGFEWGYRRRCDVVHGMPEDAEQIQYDISDHIRRINAFKNSHDVFRTEGDVRVVLPIDAPEKDDANGMKALADADGKKNRVLGITKESSDGKSTALIFFNTDVNTERTVDVSAFSIRKDISLDGALKAVPRGSITIAPGDARIFLL; this is encoded by the coding sequence ATGGCCGCGATACGCATTTACAATATCTTTCCGCGGCTTCTCGGGCATATCTCCAATTGGCATATGCATATACCCCGCATACGCGCCATGGGTTTTGATACGATATACCTCAACCCGCTCTCCTATCCCGGTTTCTCCGGGAGCCTCTATGCCATCAAAGACCATTATGCGTACAATCCGATGTTCTTCACATCGACGGAGCGAACGGTCGCCGAAAAGGAGCTTTCCGCGTTCATTGCCGCCTGTGGCAAGCAGGGCATTTCCGTCATGATGGACCTCGTGATAAATCACACCGCATCCGATTCCGCGCTCGCGAAAGAGCATCCTGCATGGTATAAGAAAGACAAGGACGGAAAATTCGTATCGCCGGGTGCGTGGGATGACGGGAAGTGGGTGAGCTGGGGCGATCTCATCGAGATAGATAATGAAGCGACGGAGGACAGGAAGGGCCTTGTCAGCTACTGGAAGAAGCTCATCACCGCTCATATCGAGCTCGGGTTCACCGGCTTCCGCTGCGATGCGGCGTATAAAGTACCGGCCGATATGTGGAAAGAGCTCATAACGCATGCAAAGAAGAAAGGACCGATGGTCTTCTTCGCGGAAACGCTCGGCTGCCCCATGAAGGATGTCATCGCACTTGCCGGTGCGGGTTTCGACTACATCGCCAGTTCCGCCCGCTGGTGGAATTTCCATGACGACTGGTGCCTTACGCAGTACAATGAGTCCCGCGTGCACGCCCCGTCGGTCTCGTTCCCCGAGAACCATGATACGATGCGCACGATAACCGAGTACGGCGGGAATATAAACCACGTGCGTCTTGTCATGCTCCTGACCGCGCTCCTGTCCGCGGGATGGATGATAACCTCCGGTTTCGAATGGGGGTATCGCCGCCGCTGCGACGTCGTGCACGGCATGCCGGAAGACGCCGAGCAGATACAATACGATATCTCCGATCATATCCGCCGCATCAATGCGTTCAAGAACTCACACGATGTATTCCGCACCGAAGGCGACGTGCGCGTCGTGCTCCCCATCGATGCCCCTGAAAAAGATGATGCGAACGGGATGAAAGCGCTTGCAGATGCCGACGGCAAGAAGAATCGTGTGCTCGGCATCACGAAAGAGAGCAGTGACGGGAAGAGCACCGCGCTCATCTTTTTCAATACCGATGTGAACACGGAACGGACGGTCGATGTGTCGGCCTTCAGCATCAGAAAGGATATCTCCCTTGACGGTGCGCTGAAAGCCGTGCCTCGCGGAAGCATCACCATCGCCCCCGGCGATGCGCGGATATTCCTCCTCTAG